In the Nicotiana tabacum cultivar K326 chromosome 16, ASM71507v2, whole genome shotgun sequence genome, one interval contains:
- the LOC107811665 gene encoding UPF0481 protein At3g47200-like has translation MAHSIEVTPIDHQTPLLRQATKDDEIEDGRKDDHLIEIKERLKLQRDKSLNQIFDERFEDLDNSSIKSTTIFKVNAAIRESNPDAYTPKIISIGPYHRKNQEFHSMEKYKLLCLRRFIRRKEGLDVESCIKQMEELKDEALKCYDDIDSDIVGKFSEILLLDGCFVVEFLRDPLIINAQWMVSQVCRDLLLLENQLPFFVLAKLHDMIKRPEDLEPDFIRMVKSALCHISPSKIPFLKSEIDGDEKKFDHLLHVVHMFCRPSEMPKTSQISNSSTRKECCNIKRFLGKNLRIFRSNKISTSNIWQYWQAPSATELYEAGASFLKLGSFEQDLMDRTTMFDIKFENGAIQIPCLVVGDSTEAFLRNLIAYEQHSTNLYPKCFLDYVDIMGQLIKSRKDVNLLRLNGIILNGLADDGEVANMFNKLGEGIVVVAGSTYYAEASRKMSQHCKKPWNQIIANLRQNYFSSPWAGASTVAAVILLILTAMQTVLAFTGGIK, from the coding sequence ATAGAAGACGGGAGGAAAGATGATCATTTAATCGAGATCAAGGAGCGATTAAAGTTACAAAGAGATAAATCTTTGAATCAAATCTTTGATgaaagatttgaggatttggacaATTCATCTATCAAATCCACTACCATATTCAAAGTAAATGCGGCCATTCGCGAATCAAACCCAGATGCTTATACGCCAAAGATCATCTCCATAGGTCCTTACCATAGAAAAAATCAAGAATTTCACTCAATGGAAAAGTACAAACTATTATGCTTACGGCGGTTTATCCGGCGGAAAGAGGGGCTTGATGTGGAAAGCTGCATTAAACAAATGGAGGAACTAAAGGATGAAGCACTAAAGTGTTATGACGATATAGACAGTGATATTGTTGGCAAATTTTCGGAAATATTGTTACTTGATGGCTGTTTTGTGGTTGAGTTTCTTCGAGACCCCCTAATTATCAACGCGCAATGGATGGTGTCTCAAGTATGTCGAGATTTATTGCTACTAGAAAACCAACTCCCTTTCTTTGTCCTCGCCAAACTTCATGACATGATTAAGCGTCCTGAAGATCTAGAACCCGACTTCATACGTATGGTGAAATCGGCTCTTTGTCATATTTCGCCAAGTAAGATACCTTTTCTCAAATCAGAAATTGATGGTGATGAAAAAAAATTCGATCATTTACTTCATGTGGTACACATGTTTTGTCGTCCATCAGAGATGCCGAAAACTAGCCAAATCTCGAATTCTAGCACGAGAAAGGAATGTTGCAATATTAAAAGATTTCTTGGAAAGAACTTGCGAATATTTAGGTCAAATAAAATCTCTACCTCTAATATTTGGCAGTATTGGCAAGCTCCAAGTGCAACAGAGCTTTATGAAGCTGGAGCTAGTTTCTTAAAATTAGGAAGTTTCGAACAAGATCTTATGGACAGAACAACTATGTTTGATATCAAGTTTGAGAATGGAGCGATACAAATTCCTTGTTTAGTAGTTGGTGATTCAACGGAGGCCTTTCTGAGAAATTTGATAGCTTATGAGCAACACTCGACTAACTTATATCCTAAATGTTTTTTGGATTATGTAGATATAATGGGTCAACTTATTAAGTCACGTAAAGATGTGAATTTGCTACGCCTAAATGGAATCATCCTTAACGGGCTAGCAGATGACGGAGAAGTGGCTAACATGTTCAATAAACTTGGAGAAGGGATCGTGGTTGTTGCTGGCAGCACCTATTACGCTGAAGCGAGCAGAAAAATGAGTCAACATTGCAAAAAGCCGTGGAATCAAATTATTGCAAATTTGAGGCAAAATTATTTTAGTAGTCCTTGGGCAGGAGCTTCAACTGTGGCAGCAGTCATACTCCTCATACTCACAGCTATGCAGACAGTTCTAGCTTTCACGGGTGGTATTAAGTAG